In Haloarcula sp. H-GB4, a single genomic region encodes these proteins:
- a CDS encoding RNA-protein complex protein Nop10 yields the protein MKSDIHVCAIWESEHDRPVYTLDDTCPECGAGAVNSAPAPFSPEDSYGEYRRSLKRRSRE from the coding sequence ATGAAATCGGATATCCACGTCTGTGCCATCTGGGAGTCCGAACACGACCGGCCGGTGTACACGCTGGATGATACCTGTCCCGAATGCGGGGCCGGAGCGGTCAACAGCGCACCCGCACCGTTCTCTCCTGAAGATAGCTACGGCGAGTATCGACGTTCTCTTAAGCGCCGCAGCCGCGAATAA
- a CDS encoding translation initiation factor IF-2 subunit alpha: MKYSGWPEPGELVVGKIDEIEDFGVFVDLDEYEGKRGLCHISEVASGWIKNVRDHVNEGQTVVAKVLDVDESAQQIDLSIKDVNDHQRKEKIQEWKNEQKADNWMELAFGEDLDDETYAAIANELLAEFGSMYDGFESAAIHGKDALEDVDLSEEEIDAIVQTARNNVSVPYVQVTGYVDLSCPESDGVDIIKEALQAAEGNGKIPEEIELEVTYVGSPEYRVQVQAPDYKTAEDALEESADRAATVVEQHGGSGQFHRERSEDDE; this comes from the coding sequence ATGAAATACAGCGGCTGGCCCGAACCGGGCGAACTCGTCGTCGGCAAGATCGACGAGATCGAGGACTTCGGCGTCTTCGTCGACCTCGACGAGTACGAAGGCAAGCGCGGCCTCTGTCACATCTCCGAGGTCGCCAGCGGATGGATCAAGAACGTCCGCGACCACGTCAACGAAGGGCAGACAGTCGTTGCCAAGGTGCTTGACGTCGACGAGAGCGCCCAGCAGATCGACCTCTCAATCAAGGACGTCAACGACCACCAGCGAAAAGAGAAGATCCAGGAGTGGAAAAATGAGCAGAAGGCCGACAACTGGATGGAACTGGCCTTCGGCGAGGATCTGGACGACGAGACCTATGCTGCCATCGCCAACGAGCTGTTGGCGGAGTTCGGCTCGATGTACGACGGGTTCGAGTCAGCGGCGATCCACGGCAAGGACGCCCTCGAAGACGTTGACCTCTCCGAAGAGGAGATTGACGCCATCGTCCAGACGGCCCGGAACAACGTCTCCGTGCCGTACGTACAGGTCACCGGCTACGTTGACCTGTCCTGTCCCGAAAGCGACGGCGTCGACATCATCAAGGAAGCGCTCCAAGCTGCGGAGGGCAACGGCAAGATTCCCGAAGAGATTGAGCTCGAAGTGACCTACGTCGGCTCGCCCGAGTACCGGGTTCAGGTGCAAGCGCCCGACTACAAGACCGCCGAGGACGCGCTCGAAGAGAGCGCGGACCGCGCCGCGACGGTCGTTGAGCAACACGGTGGGTCAGGGCAGTTCCACCGCGAACGCAGCGAAGACGACGAGTAA
- a CDS encoding 30S ribosomal protein S27e, protein MAGSFITVECPDCENEQSLFEKAASEVSCAVCGHTIARPTGGKADIEGEVTAVVEAR, encoded by the coding sequence ATGGCAGGAAGCTTCATCACCGTCGAATGTCCCGACTGCGAGAACGAACAGAGTCTCTTCGAGAAGGCCGCGAGCGAAGTTTCGTGTGCCGTTTGTGGCCACACTATCGCCCGCCCGACGGGCGGCAAGGCCGACATCGAAGGCGAAGTGACCGCCGTCGTCGAGGCCCGATAG
- a CDS encoding 50S ribosomal protein L44e: MQMPRRFNTYCPHCNEHQEHEVEKVRSGRQTGMKWIDRQRERNSGIGNDGKFSKVPGGDKPTKKTDLKYRCGECGKAHLREGWRAGRLEFQE; this comes from the coding sequence ATGCAGATGCCACGACGATTCAATACGTACTGTCCGCACTGTAACGAGCATCAGGAACACGAGGTCGAGAAAGTCCGCAGCGGCCGCCAGACGGGCATGAAGTGGATCGACCGCCAGCGCGAGCGTAATTCCGGTATCGGGAACGACGGGAAGTTCTCGAAGGTCCCGGGTGGCGACAAGCCCACCAAGAAGACGGACCTCAAGTACCGCTGTGGCGAGTGTGGGAAGGCCCACCTCCGCGAAGGATGGCGCGCCGGCCGACTGGAGTTCCAGGAGTAA
- a CDS encoding HAH_0734 family protein: MKKLIIHGDPGLRKGGRIEYEDEEYEVFSVSRQGDWHGPDRPQLWCTIGSEDEEETFKRQEYIPMHLDTDDIEAEAVTVHRERAPPNAES; the protein is encoded by the coding sequence ATGAAGAAGCTCATTATCCACGGCGACCCGGGGCTGCGAAAGGGCGGCCGCATCGAATACGAGGACGAGGAGTACGAGGTGTTCTCGGTCTCGCGGCAGGGTGACTGGCACGGCCCGGACCGGCCACAGCTCTGGTGTACTATCGGCTCGGAAGACGAGGAGGAGACGTTCAAACGGCAGGAGTACATCCCGATGCACCTGGATACAGACGACATCGAGGCCGAGGCCGTCACCGTCCACCGCGAGCGCGCGCCGCCGAACGCTGAGTCCTGA
- a CDS encoding DUF2298 domain-containing protein, with protein MEYGLLAIWLALYLLLLYAGGTVARLLFPRFADHGLAFGVPVAVSILWLITYFLGRLSLTLGIWLGVAVLAVSTLAVWRSDSGPNARMYAETAGVFTVAFLFVVGIRALDPAIVPIGGEKFLDFGLLQSLVRADSLPLEDMWFAGESVAYYYGGHLIAAILTRITGTAGQFAYNLALAGFYATLVTAAYGLAGAVASERGLPRQLAAGLTAFCVGIASNLSTPARFVVWLLPGGLRQTVAERAGYELKGLAAGPDSFSYWDASRVIEDTASDFGTYEPGAALVIDEFPLFSWLNGDMHAHMMSTGFLLLAAALCFSYYQTPAAERRRRLALLFGALPAIAGIMAVTNTWSFPSMGGLALLTVTVAPADPTTLLPDAIGQRLRLNGPGQEGIRIGMGLAVAGGVLALGLLWSLPFWLGPASGREIAVLPDRTSLLELLAVHGLFVVPFWLYLYAQTGRAVGRSTARIVGLVTVGTAALAATLDIAAVGLLTPLLVGAWLFARSPTLDRTVDAVPALADGGDRPVGFEAVLILAGAGLVFLVEFVFVRENIGRMNTVFKTYMQVWVLWGAAAGPVLAWLLTRWRPTGDRARAWAGIGVRAFVALLVCSASLYGVFALSNHVAAADDPTLDGLAYLDDDHPEEAEAIRWLDATTEGRPTIVTAAPADYEWNANEGKGASAPSSLTGLPTVAGWTHEAQYRNDTVYNRRVDDVETIYTGDATEQRRLLEAYDVRYVYVGPAERARYGEVTVDQLQGVTVAKRTDGVTIYQVRPKYF; from the coding sequence ATGGAATACGGGCTCCTCGCCATCTGGCTCGCCCTCTACCTTCTATTACTGTACGCCGGCGGGACCGTCGCCAGACTATTGTTCCCACGCTTTGCCGACCACGGACTCGCCTTCGGCGTCCCGGTCGCCGTCTCGATACTGTGGCTGATCACCTATTTCCTCGGCCGCCTCTCGCTGACGCTTGGCATCTGGCTCGGCGTTGCCGTGCTCGCTGTGAGTACACTGGCTGTCTGGCGGAGCGACAGTGGACCGAACGCCCGAATGTACGCGGAGACGGCCGGCGTGTTCACGGTCGCGTTCCTGTTCGTCGTCGGCATCCGAGCGCTTGACCCAGCAATTGTCCCAATCGGCGGCGAGAAGTTCCTCGATTTCGGCCTGTTGCAGTCGCTCGTACGGGCTGACAGCCTCCCGCTAGAGGACATGTGGTTCGCCGGCGAGTCGGTCGCGTACTACTACGGTGGGCATCTCATTGCGGCGATTCTCACCAGAATAACGGGCACCGCCGGACAGTTCGCGTACAATCTCGCGCTGGCGGGCTTTTATGCGACGCTGGTCACGGCGGCGTACGGACTGGCGGGCGCTGTCGCGAGCGAGCGCGGCCTCCCGCGACAGCTGGCCGCCGGCCTCACGGCGTTTTGTGTCGGCATCGCGAGCAATCTGTCGACGCCCGCCAGGTTCGTCGTCTGGCTCCTGCCGGGTGGGCTGCGCCAGACAGTCGCCGAGCGGGCGGGTTACGAACTGAAGGGGCTTGCAGCAGGGCCGGATTCGTTCAGCTACTGGGACGCGAGCCGTGTCATCGAGGACACGGCATCTGATTTCGGTACGTACGAACCCGGTGCTGCGCTGGTCATCGATGAGTTCCCACTGTTCTCCTGGCTCAACGGAGATATGCACGCCCATATGATGAGCACGGGTTTCCTATTGCTCGCTGCCGCGCTCTGTTTCAGCTACTACCAGACACCGGCCGCCGAGCGTCGACGGCGGCTGGCACTGCTTTTCGGTGCACTCCCGGCCATCGCGGGCATCATGGCCGTGACGAACACGTGGTCGTTCCCGTCGATGGGCGGGCTGGCCCTGCTGACTGTCACCGTCGCACCGGCCGATCCGACGACGCTCCTCCCGGATGCTATCGGACAGCGACTCCGACTGAACGGACCGGGCCAGGAGGGTATCCGAATCGGGATGGGACTGGCCGTCGCTGGCGGCGTCCTCGCGCTGGGACTGCTCTGGTCGCTCCCGTTCTGGCTCGGCCCGGCGAGCGGCCGCGAGATTGCGGTCCTGCCCGACCGGACCTCGTTGCTTGAGCTCCTGGCCGTCCACGGCCTGTTCGTCGTCCCGTTCTGGCTGTACCTGTATGCACAGACCGGCCGTGCCGTCGGGCGGAGTACAGCCCGCATCGTCGGCCTCGTGACCGTCGGAACGGCGGCGCTCGCCGCGACACTTGACATCGCAGCGGTCGGCTTGCTTACCCCGTTACTGGTCGGCGCGTGGCTGTTCGCGCGCTCGCCGACACTTGACCGCACCGTCGACGCGGTCCCGGCGCTCGCTGACGGCGGCGACCGGCCCGTTGGCTTCGAAGCCGTGCTGATTCTCGCCGGCGCAGGCCTCGTTTTCCTCGTCGAATTCGTCTTCGTCAGGGAGAACATCGGCCGGATGAACACCGTGTTCAAGACGTATATGCAGGTGTGGGTGCTCTGGGGAGCCGCCGCCGGCCCCGTGCTGGCGTGGCTGCTCACTCGTTGGCGGCCGACCGGCGACCGCGCGCGAGCGTGGGCAGGCATCGGCGTCCGCGCGTTCGTCGCCCTGCTGGTCTGTTCAGCGTCCCTGTACGGTGTGTTCGCACTCTCGAACCACGTTGCTGCCGCTGACGACCCAACGCTGGACGGGCTGGCGTACCTCGACGACGACCATCCCGAAGAAGCCGAAGCGATTCGATGGCTCGATGCGACAACGGAGGGCCGGCCAACCATTGTCACAGCCGCCCCTGCTGACTATGAGTGGAATGCCAACGAGGGCAAGGGCGCAAGCGCGCCGTCGAGCCTGACCGGACTACCGACCGTCGCGGGCTGGACCCACGAGGCCCAGTACCGCAATGACACGGTGTACAACCGTCGTGTCGACGACGTGGAGACGATTTACACCGGGGACGCCACAGAGCAACGCCGACTCCTCGAAGCGTATGACGTGCGCTACGTCTACGTCGGCCCGGCCGAACGAGCCCGCTACGGCGAGGTGACTGTCGACCAGCTACAGGGCGTCACCGTAGCAAAGCGAACCGACGGCGTCACGATCTATCAGGTCCGACCGAAGTACTTCTGA
- a CDS encoding glycosyltransferase gives MSRSVGVVLPAYRPDMDQLGTYIAAIDDALAPQTIVVELDAPRDGVPAQLRSLPAEVHTVPYRRGKGAAITAGFERLETDVLAFVDADGSTPVRSLERILDPVTDGQTDLAVGSRRHPDATVATHQTFARRFLGDGFAWLAGQLLDARLYDYQCGAKAIDAAAWNRVRDHLYEPGFAWDVELIAITAALDLRIEEVPIEWEDKPGSTVSPIRTSIDLLEALLTARHRSKQLRDDRLHTALAEHLDEPTALIEKNR, from the coding sequence ATGTCGCGTTCCGTCGGGGTTGTCCTTCCAGCCTACCGTCCCGACATGGATCAGCTCGGGACCTATATCGCCGCCATCGACGATGCCCTTGCCCCGCAGACAATTGTTGTCGAGCTTGATGCGCCACGAGACGGCGTCCCTGCACAGCTCCGTTCGCTCCCAGCCGAGGTGCACACCGTGCCCTATCGCCGTGGGAAAGGCGCAGCAATCACCGCTGGGTTCGAACGGTTGGAGACCGATGTGCTGGCGTTTGTCGACGCCGATGGGTCGACACCGGTCCGCTCGCTCGAACGGATACTGGACCCGGTCACCGACGGCCAAACGGACCTCGCTGTGGGCTCCCGTCGTCACCCGGACGCGACGGTCGCCACCCATCAGACGTTCGCTCGCCGGTTCCTCGGTGACGGCTTCGCGTGGCTCGCCGGCCAGCTGCTCGACGCGCGGCTGTATGACTACCAGTGCGGTGCGAAAGCCATCGACGCAGCCGCCTGGAACCGGGTCCGTGACCACCTATACGAGCCCGGCTTCGCGTGGGACGTCGAACTGATCGCTATCACCGCGGCGCTGGACTTGCGTATTGAGGAAGTCCCCATCGAGTGGGAGGACAAGCCCGGCTCGACGGTGTCGCCAATACGAACGTCGATAGACCTGCTCGAGGCGCTGTTGACGGCTCGCCACCGATCGAAGCAACTGCGCGATGATCGCCTTCATACGGCTCTGGCTGAGCATCTCGACGAACCAACCGCCCTTATCGAGAAGAACCGATGA
- a CDS encoding GtrA family protein — protein sequence MIDIEQQVRRIVPDRFESLVSGVRFGQFVSVGVVGAISDNTVLAVLGLAFGVSDMWAKAAGVETAILVMFLVNEHWTFSSQGATGRRSFAKRLGKSHLVRSGGVAVQLAIYWLLTQWLTVELLVAGTDLWFIAASPLAIGVAMLVNYVAESIFTWQVHADE from the coding sequence ATGATAGACATCGAACAGCAGGTTCGACGCATCGTTCCCGACCGGTTCGAGTCACTTGTGTCGGGCGTTCGTTTCGGCCAGTTCGTCTCTGTCGGTGTTGTGGGTGCGATCAGCGACAATACGGTTCTCGCTGTGCTCGGTCTGGCTTTCGGTGTGAGCGACATGTGGGCGAAAGCCGCTGGCGTCGAAACGGCGATTCTCGTGATGTTTCTGGTCAACGAACATTGGACGTTCTCCAGTCAGGGTGCCACCGGTCGTCGTTCGTTCGCCAAGCGACTCGGGAAATCACACCTCGTCCGGTCCGGCGGCGTCGCGGTCCAGCTTGCTATCTACTGGCTGCTCACGCAGTGGTTGACGGTTGAGCTTCTCGTTGCCGGAACTGATCTGTGGTTCATTGCCGCGAGCCCACTCGCCATTGGCGTTGCGATGCTGGTCAACTACGTCGCTGAGAGTATCTTCACTTGGCAGGTCCATGCGGACGAGTGA
- the hpt gene encoding hypoxanthine/guanine phosphoribosyltransferase: MDRLKKSLLEAPIIEKEGYHYFVHPISDGVPMLRPELLREIVIKIIRKAELDDVDKIVTPAAMGIHISTAVSLMTDIPLVVVRKRQYGLDGEVSLSQVTGYSESEMYVNDVYEGDQVLVLDDVLSTGGTLAGLTGALEDIGADIRDIVCVIKKADGTNKLDEAGYDAKTLINVQVIDGEVTIVDEHGDD, from the coding sequence ATGGACCGACTCAAGAAGTCCCTACTCGAGGCGCCAATTATCGAGAAGGAAGGCTATCACTACTTCGTTCACCCCATCAGCGACGGGGTGCCGATGCTTCGACCAGAACTTCTGCGCGAAATCGTCATCAAGATCATTCGAAAGGCAGAGCTCGACGACGTCGACAAGATCGTCACACCGGCGGCGATGGGTATCCACATTTCCACAGCCGTCTCGCTGATGACCGATATCCCCCTTGTCGTCGTCCGCAAGCGTCAGTACGGGCTCGACGGGGAAGTGTCGCTGTCTCAGGTGACTGGCTACTCCGAGAGCGAGATGTACGTCAACGACGTGTACGAGGGCGACCAGGTGCTCGTCCTCGACGACGTGCTCTCGACCGGCGGGACGCTGGCCGGACTCACGGGCGCGCTCGAAGACATCGGCGCGGACATCCGCGACATCGTCTGTGTCATCAAGAAAGCTGACGGGACCAACAAGCTCGACGAAGCGGGGTACGACGCGAAGACGCTGATCAACGTCCAGGTCATCGACGGCGAGGTCACCATCGTCGACGAGCACGGCGACGACTAA
- a CDS encoding type IV pilin N-terminal domain-containing protein — MDIKQLIHDDDAVSPVIGVILMVAITVILAAVIASFVLGLGDQAQQATPQASFSWDFDESVGNPDYGVVTITHDGGDTISGNELYVRGSNIIDGSSNGMSSGDYDLDSTTTGEQTFGNSKTIGATEVSAGTSMNVAVSDAYDLRVVYETQEGDSSATLAQDSGPEA; from the coding sequence ATGGATATCAAACAACTCATCCACGACGACGACGCTGTGTCGCCGGTCATCGGGGTCATCCTGATGGTCGCAATCACGGTCATTCTGGCCGCAGTAATCGCCTCCTTTGTGCTTGGTCTCGGTGACCAAGCGCAGCAGGCAACTCCACAGGCTAGCTTCTCATGGGACTTCGATGAGAGCGTCGGAAATCCTGACTACGGTGTTGTAACGATAACTCACGACGGTGGGGATACTATTAGCGGGAACGAACTGTATGTGCGCGGAAGTAATATTATTGATGGGTCTTCAAATGGTATGAGTTCTGGTGATTATGATCTTGATTCAACTACAACCGGAGAACAAACATTCGGAAACAGTAAGACGATAGGAGCAACTGAAGTGTCGGCAGGCACATCAATGAACGTCGCTGTGTCGGACGCATACGACCTCAGAGTTGTCTATGAAACTCAGGAAGGCGACTCCTCTGCAACGCTTGCACAAGACTCTGGTCCCGAAGCGTAA